The genomic window ACCACACCATGGCACAGCCCCTTCTCGGCTCCTTCCAGTGTGTTTACTAGAGCACCAGTTACTGCAAAACATAGACATATCCAAATCTCTGAACTGAGGAGACCTTCTTTAATCCCGGGCTCTCTTTTAATGCCCTAAGAAAGGCGAATAGTGCTACGCGAGGTGCTTGGGATAGCCAGCACCATCTCTTGCCacagctgaggtgctgagctcttgagCCCAAAtgtgcagagccaggaggagctggagcacacaCAGACGGAGCTGAAGCTTCTGAGCGCTGTGACACTTTGGAATGAAATGAGATGTGGCGAGACAACTTGTTcaactgggctgcagcagtggagggatataggctctgcaggagagagtggcagggaaGACGAGGACGGAGGATGGCCTCTGTGTCAAGGGGCAGCTCAGATGGATGGAGCTCCTCTATAGGATGGGCAACTGCTGAGGTTTCTCCCTGGGAATCTTGCCCATTGGCTTCATGTACTGCCAAGACTTTGtatctgttgctggttggtaCATAGGGGGAAATGGCTGGACGTGATATCCTGCTGCCATGGGTCACCAGAGACCATGGTGCCTCCTTCTCCAAGATGCTGTCTATTCACTGTTGACACTCCTTGCCtggtagtccttggaggtcagtgccatggggttccaatatttcttcttgcaatgcCTCAAATAAGATTCTGTCTATTTCTTGTTCCGCCTCTCTTATACAGCATCACCTCCTGACTGCTtcccgcagctcctccacccactgcctgagggactccaccagagcacaccttgcgcaggtggagcttgcaccctcctccacccaggagcGTGGGGTACAGACTTTCCTGCCCTCCACCTGGACTGCAGCTTCCCTGAGAGGAAGCCCTGTCTGAGTGGCCACCTCCACTCATCCCAGGCTAGGCTGGCTAGGGAGatggtgcccagctgctgcagagcacagccctcacctggtTTCTGCCACCATGCTTCTGATGACCTCAAAGCACTGCCTAAGAAGCCtttctaattccctggagacctcaagctgcTGGGTAGGTTTGCACAGCTGACAGCTAGCTGGGGTCATCAGTGGGGCCGCAGCCTAAGCCTGCctttgagcagagcaggcagcagccccacaacTGGAAGAGTGCGCTGCCCTTCTCACGCGCCCTTCCatgcaaagtgctgtgcaaactgctgcttGCAGCGCTCCTGCTCCCTGGCGCTCCCCGGGGGCTTCTTTTATGCGGCTTCCTGGAGGAGGAATCAGCAGTGCCCGTGCCACCTGAAGACTCACGGTGTCAGTTTTGCAAGCCCACCCTCTGATCCATTTTAGATGTGCACTTTAGGATGGGAAATCCTGCCTGGTGTTGATCATATTGCTTACTTCGACCTTGCCGACAGAAGATGCTCGGCAGGACTAAAGGAGACACGGACTGCTATATTGCAAAGATAGGTCTTTAGGCAGATTAAGACTTGTCTTATGcaaaacacacagacaccccAACGCTTACAGTCTGGAGCTCCAGCAGATGTGCTTCCCAGGGAATGGGATGGCAGAGGATAAGAAAGGGATGGCTTGGCAACCCCCCTGGGATTTGGGAAACTAGGGagtgctctcctcttccccaccactgcTTCTCTCAGTGAGATGCTTAAGAAAACTCGACCAGCTAGGTGTAAATTCACAGTTGCGTCAAGTAACTCATGTCTACTTGCAGCCAATGGAGTCGTGCAGTTCAAATTTTGAGCTTTCATTGGAGCCCAAGGCATTTCCTCCACTCAAACTATCTGCACCCCCACCTGACCCTGACTACTGTGTGAAACAAGTGTCCCGGCCctccaggcaggatggggaaaagCTTGAACTTCTCCCTCATCCTGCACTATGCATCAcagtgaagagtctggctctgtctgctaCGAAGATGCAGGCATTCAAAAGCCATGGGCTGCTCTGAGGTGCccctgaagctttcccttccgcaggctgaacaagctcagctccttcagccccttCTCAGAAGGCAAGTGCCCCAGCCCTAGACtgtcttggtggccctctgctgaactcactccagtttcctcatctctctcccttttattgAGGGCCACAAATCTGGATGCAGTACCTACCTGTAGTCTAACGAGTCCTGAGTAGAGGACGATCAACACATGCCCAGTCTCCTGGCTATGCTCCTCTTCATATAGCCCACCACACTGCTGGCCTTCCTCAGTGCTGACTTGTCTTTTGCCTCATGGCCCTCAGGAACTCCagcaccttttctgcagagctactccCAAGACAGGTagtccccagcctgtaccatTGCAGGGGCTCAGTCCACCTCTGGTGCGGGACTCTGCATTTCTCCGTGCTGGTTGTCATGAGGCTCCTGTTGGCCCATGCCTTTGAGCCTACctaggtccttctggatggcagcctTGCCCTGGTGTGTCAACCAGTCCCAACACCTGGGTATCAGGTGTGCAGACTTCACAAGAAAGACCTCCAGGTCATTAGAAAAACGTTAAACCAGACGGGTCCCAGGACCCTCCAGGGCTCCCCTTGCCACCAGCCTCCAGCTGGAATATTTCCCATTAACTGACTTTCCGAGAGCAACTCTCTGACCACTTTTAACCAACGTACATATTCACCAATGCAGCCCATTATGTGCTACCTTGGAGACAAGGCTCTTGTGGGGGATGGTGTTAAAAGCCTTGCTCAAGGCAAGGCAAATGACATCTACTGCTCTTCCCTGGTGCAGAAATCCAGCCCTgtcatcagaaaaggcagaagtgtaGCTTGGCTGTGATCCACCCTAcacaaagccatgctggctgttctcAGTCACTGTCTTCTTCACGGCCCAGAAATGTGACCCAGGAGGACATGCTCTGTGACACACTTTttgtgcaacatttgcttttcaccaaTGATCAGATGGGTCCCTTCATCTCCACCACCATTCGAGGATGATACAGAATGGCCTCCCTGTGACATGGACCTGTTCTCTCAGCACTCTTGGGTGCAGCCCCTGCAGTACCATGctctcttcatagaatcatagaacggttttagtcggaaggggcctttaaagatcatggagtccaaccccctgccattgctcagggacacctttcactagatcacgctgctcagagccctgtccaccCAGATGAAGGGGggcttttttgcttctctcccatcccgctggggaaggggggaagggagcaagggAACAAATGGGTGCGTGCTTAGTGGCTGGCCATGCTCAACCCACCAAACCCCTGAAATGTCACCAAGGGGCTTTGCGTGAGCAACtgactccctccctccatctccattgACTCTAGTGGGAGCTTAgtcaaggagctcccatgcagacaCCTCTTTTCTGCACACCTGGCCTGAGGGAAAGGGAATCACagctcctgtgggtttgtggcatgAACTGGAGGGAGATGAATCACCTGAGAGCCTGGAAGCCTGTAACCAAAGTCTGACTTCTGCATCGACTCAGTTGCATCACTGCCTTCCATGGGGAAACAAACCCCTCCCTCTCACTGCCTAGTATTTGGGGAGGAATAGGGGTTTTCAGAGGGAGAACTTGTCACCTCTTTTAGTCAACCGTTCTCTGAAAGGACAAATCACACGGCTGGACTCTGCCGCTCTCTCCCCAGATTAGAGACATGATGTAGGTGTTTACTTCAGCCTCCTTCCAAGAAGGTtccccaggagggaccctgctGCTTTGTCAGCACTGGAGACCAGGGAGCTCCTCAAGgagtctgtggggcagaggaagtCACACCTTCAGCTGCCCttgtgctcctgggctggcacAAGCTCCTGGGACTGAGAGAGCTCATGGCAACGGATGCATGGCACCTGCAGAAAGACAGCcgagtccagcagcagctcctctgcaaagagcagcagggctcagggcactgcctgcaggtgacGAGACAGGATGAGCAGCtcggagagaaggaaaaggcagcctGGAGTGGGAGGACGGAGGAGGGCTCATAGCTGGGGAGATCTTCCCAGTCCttgacacagtaagtctctggctgcagggcagcgcagcTGCTGTTCCCAAAGAGGTCTTCCGAAGCTGCCACATCTGACGGGCATGGGATCTGTCAGGATGGCTCTCACAGCTTCTCAGGGGTGACTGAGAAGGGGGAActccccacagcactgcagaaggTCTGGGTGGAAGGAGcaacccctggcagggcagggtcattCTTCCATCCGGAGGGTGTTATGTGGGACAGGGATGCTCACAGCTCTAGCTAACCATTTCTAGAtggggacttttcaaggggaaggtaaAGTCACCAGGTACCTGAAAGCTCTTGCCTGACTTtgggttgctttgggttttggttttgggttttttgtagggatttttgtggtttggtttttttttcagttttcccccaTTGTCAATAGTGAGATGGAAACAGTATTAGGGGTTTAGGTTTGGGGGTGAGACTCCTAAAATGTTACTCTGAAAGATCAAGAGGTGTGTGAGGAACCTCAGGAAGtcccttcagcctcccctgcccccccaacctATAGGCAGCACCAACATCTCCTTGGCAGTTGCCATCATCTCATCAGGGCTTTTCTGAACTGCTCCTTAgcagctgcaaacacagagctgctcctgaaaACCTCTCTCCCGGGAGGTTTGTGGAGGGCAGAACTGAGCACAcagagggtgggatggggtctgtgagcatggacagggaaaaggcacaggggcagagaaacagctctgctcctctcttgtgGGAGACGGGATCTGGACCATTCCCTTTCAGCCTGTCCGCTGCAGACACCTGCCTCTGAGCACGGCCCcccttgtctcctctcccacccaacaGAGGGCTCTACCCTCCAGGCCATGGGGTCTAAGGCATGagtctcctcctctgcagttaggtctccagcagaagagaggtGCATCTCTCCCGCAAcgtgctcttttcctgctgcatgacAAAGGGGCTGAGAGCAACTGGCTGGCAATGTCACCATCCGGACGTTGATACGGGGGAAGGCTTTCCTGAGAGCCCGCCTGTCTCTCGCTCTCTCCATGCCTCCTTTGGCAGGAGGAGCACGGCCACGATCcctgtttctccatctctccctgctgctctggtcccTCTTTTCAAGATCGATGGGACAAAGGGCAGGGCGCTCAGCTGCGGTTCAGCTACTGGCCCTGAGAGTCCTTCCATGCAGGTGACTTCCTTTACGGCAGTGAGACGTCCAACCCCACTTCTAAAGTGTGGAGCTGTGGCAATGCAGCGTGTGGGGTTGGGGAATGAGGCCACTCTCTTTTAAAGAGACCCCCACCTTCAGGACACCTGACTGTCCCCCTGGCGTGTCCTGGCAGGCTGTGGgtagtgctgcagaagagcacagctctcctgcaaggTCCTTCTGGTAGCTGACAGTCCCTGGTTTGCTCATCTGAGCCAGGAGCCTCTTCACATCCTCCCTGCCACTCTCTCCCTATCAGGGCTGAGAACGAGACAGCTCTCTGGAGATCTGCCCTCTGAAACTGGactcctctcttctttgcacagTCTAGATTCCTTTGCAGAGTGAGCTCTGAGTGCAATCGTCCTCTAGCTGAGagaggtgccagcacagggcagttgTGAGCAAGACCACTGAGCGCAGCCGCTCTCTTGAGGCTGCACTAGGTTACAGGGAGCTTTTTTGGTCTCCAGTGACTGCCCAGTGTTTACCCTGAGAGCTAAGGAAAAGCCGAGAATTTCTACCATTGCAATGAACACCAGACACAGGTATCTAAACGAGTCTGCTCTTCTAGAGTCTATACTCACCTCCTCAACCCCATTCCctgcaaagcaggcagtgaaactgctgaatcTTCACCGCTTGAAAAAGGCATGCATTGGAGCTTACATTTCTATGCAGGCATTTCCATGCGCTCTGTTATCCAGCCAGTGCCTGGAGAAATAGTGGATGCGGTGTATTGATGTGTGGACAGGGATAAAGCCCTCGGCAATGGGCCAGgtcacctctgcctcctgcctttccttgccttgagaGACAGCTGATAGTGGTAGACTGAAATCTGTCAACGAAGGAAAAGTAGGAGGCTATGAATACTGCCCTCTTGCCTCCAAGAAGCAGCTGGGCGTGCTCCTCATTTCACCTCTCATGGTGGTCAATAGGAATTTACCTGCCGGGTGACAAGACTAAGCCCTCCGCAGTCAGCTCAGGGCGTCCTGCGCCTGGAACAACAACCAGAAGGCTTTTTGCCACCTCTGTGttaacactgctgcagagcaggactacCTCCTTTGGACCCATGGGCAGAGGACTCTGATCCTCACAGCACACGCAGCCAGCACAAACTGGAGGTCCAGCTAGACACCTGACAGAATGTCCCCcagagagctaggaaggcagtGGGCAGAGTTTCTGGGTCGCATGCAATGGGTTTTGCTCAAGCAGGTCTGTTTGaacttgtcttttcctccttggacagtcACGCACTCTTGGAAGGAGCAAATGTCcaacaacagcagctccatcacccagttcctcctcctggcgtttgcagacatgcgggagctgcagctcttgcacttctggctcttcctgggcatctacctggctgccctcctgggcaacggcctcatcatcaccgccatagcctgtgaccaccatctccacacccccatgtacttcttcctcctcaacctctccctcctcgacttgggctccatctccaccactgtccccaaatccatggccaattccctctgggacaccaggaccatttcctatggaggatgtgctgcccaggtcttttggtttctcttctttgtttcttcagagtaTTATCTTCTGaccgtcatggcctatgaccgctatgtcgccatctgcaaacccctgcactatgtgACCGTCATGGACAGCCGAGCTTGcatcaaaatggcagcagctgcctggggcagtggtttcctcaatGCGGTGCTGCACGttggaaacacattttccattccattctgccaaggcaatgctgtggagcagttcttctgtgaaatcccccagctcctcaagctctcctgctcgcACTCCTACGTCAGGAAAGCTGGGTTTACTGTGGTCAGTCTTTGCGTAGCTTGTgggtgttttctgttccttgtcctgtcctatgtgcagatatTCACGgttgtgctgaggatcccctctgagcagggacggcacaaggccttttccacgtgcctccctcacgtggccgtggtctccctgtttgccagctctgccatgtttgcctacctgaagtcCCACTCAAGCTCATCCCCAGCTCTGAATCTTGTGGTGGCCGTTCTGTAtgcagtggtgcctccagcagagaaccccctcatctacagcatgaggactCAGGAGCTCAAAGAGGCACTAAAGAGACTGATCCGctgtctgctgttgcagcaggaaTAAGCTGCCCTTCTCTTTGCACAGGCGATTCCAAGTTTGTCTCAGGCCAGGCTTGATTAtttggttcttttcttctctgcttgaacATTGTCTTTGGAAACCACTTTTTGGAGTCAccgtgcttctccagaggcaAGAACCTGAGCCTgaggcttggggagggaaggagcaaggttGACCATCGTCTCAGACCTCAAggcactgcttctcctgcctgtcccatccTCCTTAGGAGGCACAGTGGATCAATATCAATTGCAGAATGCTGCTATCAGCTCTCCTCTaaagtgaaaagtaataaaatgtagccatgaaaataaaaaatcatgttttgtaaaGTGCTCTTTGAAGCCTTCCTCTTAAGCAAAATGTGTCTACAAGGCCCCTTGATGGAGAAACCTGCCAAACCTTCTCCAGGATCTCAAGaagctggggtgcctctctaaaGTGCCTGTAGAGGAATGCACACAGGATGGGGAATCAACACGATGAGTTAGAGGTCTGTgggcagttgcagggctacgatcttaCTGGCatcatggggacatggtgggatggctcccacaACTGGAGTGTTGCACAGAGGGATACAGCTCTTTTGGAAGGCCTGTATGGGAAgacgaggagggggagttgcattttatgtgagagcagctgaagtggctggacatcggcctggggatgggtgaggagccaactgagagcttatggctTAGGATTCAAGGGAGGACTAGCTATCTCCAGAGAGCCTTTCCAGCCCCAACTATTTTGTGATTCTCTGATGGTGGAATGCCTGGCAGTGTTCCTGAGAACgtttctgtcctttccccacACTGGTTGCACTCCCGGTGCCCGTGGAGCAGAGGCCTCCTTTTGAGGATGACCTCATTCGCCGTGTCACTCTGAGGAAAAGGTGCACCAGGGGTTACAAATGCCAGCAATGCCTCAACACACAGCAGTATCCCCTACCCTgactgctgtgtccagctcctTCTTCCTTGAGGATtggagttggaagggacctctggaggtctccagtacCATGATATGCTCTGAGCATGGAGAACTTTAGAGTTACATCTGATTGGTCAATGCTTTCTCCAGGTGAGTTTTGAAAATTTTGGGGCCCCTGAACCAGTGCTGATCCACTCTCATGATCATACAAATATATCTCTGtaactttgtctttccttaaCCTCCTGTGaaatttcccttcctgcttcttgtccttgcaatctcttgtcctttcctttccgtCATGATCCCCAACCAGATCCTCAGCCCTACTCAGACCGAGGACTGTCACAACCTGCTCTCcaagcacagcccctctgggatCCTCAGGGCCATGCAGGCACACCACGGTGGCCAGCTCCAAGCAGAGGCATAGACTGCAGAGGGATTGTGGTAGTGGTTGTGAGCTGGCACCAGGGCGGAGACAGGGGTGTGGAATAATTGACTGGACTTAGAACGCTGTCAAATTACTTTAGCGCTGccaccttaatcaactttgcgaagctgtttcagtggaagccctgagagggctctgacaggcaatcgttgactctgatgggtggctacatgtaccgtccttagaaaataaaccgttgaccaagtgtgagactaagactggacttagccgcacctcgactcctctctgagaaggagtttagaaagcaagggggtcctgtctgaacctcctgactcaacgggagggttccccccctccagccactcctcagactcctacgcaacAGTGACTTTGAACACAAGAAGGGGCCATGGCAGCGGGTCAGCAGAGAAGAGCTCCAgcagtgttaaaggagaagccgctgcccgagcattcacacaccattcagggagtcgcacacacaccgcccgagactttaactgctaggaccaaagtcccttcgcagcggcagctccactgagctgatgggtgccccttttcaacTCCTCGCTCACATACACTCGCTCtcgggtgctttctctcccctctggctcgaccctaggtttcccgaagcagagccTCCGAGACGACGCGCGCCAggtgaatttattggtacagcagtgaaaacagctcgagctgggtgcctccggagagggagccagaacaaagaaatccctgggtaattataccctgtAAGGTATATCTGAGGTATATCTAAGgtatctaaattcccctcccctcaggagactgttcggaccaatagtagtatttgggtctggggtcttcccgttcttcattgggccctttcattgtctcttggcgggccgattcttctcttctctctaagatcgcagcttctgctaaggttgaagcctcctcatctttctggtttgcatgggTTTGGGGGGCCAagtcaaagttcagtgcacggtcggtggatctgggtgaaagttcttgtggcctaagacttcagcaagccttgctactaatgctgaagtgactactacaacaagcAGCTCCCCTTCGCACCCAGTGGTGCTCCGGAGCGAGGATGGtcacagaggaggggaggcactgggagctgtggtACCGGGAACCGACACTCGCCACTGTGTCTTGGGGCTCCTGGCAGGcggtgctggtggctgcagcccccaagCTACCCCCAACcctgtgagcagcagtgagtcctcTCCCAACCattgggagcagctctggcttcagaaggtctgctggcagagctggggttgtgGTGCCCACCCTATGCTTCCAACTCATGGTGCCTCTTGGGATCCCAGAGTCATTGCggtgactggggtgacagccctgcctggctggcgTTTGAAGGTAATTTGGGGATGTCCTGGCAGTGTGGCTCATGTTCACATGCTAATCCCTGCAAcagcacagccttgctgcccCACATGTGGCCCCCCCAGCCCAACCGTGCAGGCACCACATGGTGCAGgatgcattcagggctggggaaacatcccCCTGCCGTGGTCTGCACAAGGGACGAAAAATACAAAGGGCCAGGATGGGGGGTGACTTTTGGGGGTTAGAGCCAGCACACAAGGTGGGGGAGGCTGTCCCAAGGACATGTGCTAGGCACACGGACTGACTAAGGGACAGCAGCAAATTCACAGGTCTGCTGGGTCATGCTTCCACAGTGTAAGCCCTGACACAGTGCCAGCCTCCATCTCAACGTCACTCTTCGTGAGGGACGATGGCACAAAGGGATGGGGAGTGGGAAACGCCAcgtcccaggcctggtggagcaaGAACTCCTGGCTCTGCACTGTAAGCATGCTTCAGGGTATCCATGGTCtagaaacagttttgaattagCTGAACATGGGCATTTTCTCTGGCGCAAACTCTAGCCCACATCAGATCCCATCTCACCTCTCTGTGATTGTTCTGGTCCTTCCTGGCCCTCTCCTTGTGCTCCCTGCTGGCCCTCGGGAGCTGGGCGGGGATCACTTCTGCTAAGCCCCCTGCCTGAGGGTCTGTGGAGGTGGAAGGTGCTTGAAGGGACTATGGTGCATTTCCAAGGAGAGGAAACGTTCAGTCGTGACTGGGGGTGACATGAATgactctcctgcctcccttccaTGCGCCTGCTGGTGCCCCATTTCctcctctgggacagcagagtCCTTGTTTCCCTGTAGACGCCTGGGTTTCGCACTTTTCCTTTGAGGGACTCCACCTTGCCCAATCTCTCTCTTTATGgtgctccagtcactgcccgccACAGGCCCGTGCCATCCATGGAGATGCCTGGggtttccaggcagctccagactgccctccttaaggacatcatctgTGTGTCACATGTGGAACAGCCCTGGGTATGTACCTCAGCGACTCGGTGACTGCTCACCGTCTCCACTTTCACTAGACACCAACGGGTAAGTCCTAAATGCAACACTCAGTCTCTGACAGGCACCAACAGGACAAGGAGCTCTTTGACCCTGAATCCATGGACCAACAGGCTCCTTTGGGGAGCATTTGCTCGTGCCTGTTCTCGTCACCAGCTTTGGATGAAGAGCCCAGTCTTCAGGCAGTGCACGGAGAAGACGccattttattacaaagatgctatgggagacagagctgtgatgcAGCGTTCGAAAGATTTTTCCTGACAGTcaggagacacagagaaggtTCATTCATCCTTAGCAGTGAAGTGAATCCCAATATTTATGTTATACAGATAATGATAATGACAAGGACTAATGAACAAAGCAGGCACCTGCAATGGGATACCATAGGAGTCAtttgtgcagagagaagggaagtccACAAGTACTGAAAAATGGCCACTAAATCACtttcctcagggcatccttgagctccttggtCCCCATGCTGTAAATGAGGGCGTTCACTGTgcgaggcaccaccgagtacagaactgctaccaccagattcagggatggggaggagatggagggaggcttcaggtaggcaaacatggcagagctggcaaacagggagaccacggtcAGGTGAGGGAgccacgtggaaaaggctttgtgccgtccctgctcacaGGGCAACCTCAGCGCAGCCATGAAGATCTCCACACAGGACAGCACAACGAAAATACAACACCCGAGTGCTCCAATAGCACTAAATATAAGAACCCCAAATTCCCTGAGTAAggagcgtgagcaggagagcttgaggatctgagggatttcacaaaagaactggtccacagcattgccttggcagagcggtagtgaaaatgtattggtagTGTGCAGCATGGCGTAGGGGAAATCActgtcccaggcagctgctgccgctttgCTGCGAGCTCGGCTGTCCGGGAGGGTCCCATAGCGCAGGGGTTTGGAGATGgcatgtagcggtcataggccatgatggtgagaagagaaaactctgctgacatcaagaaggcaaacagaaacacttgggcagtgcatcctgcataggaaatgtccctggtgtgccagagggaattggccatggatatggggacagtggtggagacgGAGCCCAGACCGAGGAAGGAGAGGTTAAAgtggaagaagtacatgggggtgtggaggcagcggtcacaggctacggcggtgatgctgaggacgttgcccaggagggcagccaggtagatgcccggGAAGAGCCAGaggtgcaagagctgcagctcctgcaggtctgctaacgccaggaggaggaaccgggtgatggagctgctgttggacatttgctgttGGACTTTTGCTGCCTGAAGGCATTGGGGCCTGTGTAAGagggaagacagggagaagttTTGAGAGACTTTTCAAGGAAAACCCCTAAAATCTTCTGcggtctcagtgccttctccagcacagagaaataaattcccatctcccGCTGCCCAAGCAGACAACCAAGAtgagaaacctcaaagcacaaacaCCTTCCCATTCAAGTCAATGCTGCCTTGGTGTACTTCTTCAAAAGGACCCTCAGAAAGatgctgggggtgatgtggagctgtgagcagccctgacacaCGCAGCACCCTcacgacagcagaaggaccctgccctgccgggggtcacTCCTTTAaccaacagcttctccccacagcactgtggggagctcgctgggcaggctgtgtgctgaccctggcaggcagcagcgtccctgcctggcacacagcctcctggggtgcagggaccctgctctgaaggacagccctgggctggagcgtgtccttctccacatgaaagaaacccggagagccatcctgccagatcctgcctgctctgggatgTGCCAGCTCTAGGAGACCCCTCCAGAGTACTCaagtgcattgccctgcagc from Mycteria americana isolate JAX WOST 10 ecotype Jacksonville Zoo and Gardens unplaced genomic scaffold, USCA_MyAme_1.0 Scaffold_37, whole genome shotgun sequence includes these protein-coding regions:
- the LOC142403512 gene encoding olfactory receptor 14C36-like; translated protein: MSNNSSSITQFLLLAFADMRELQLLHFWLFLGIYLAALLGNGLIITAIACDHHLHTPMYFFLLNLSLLDLGSISTTVPKSMANSLWDTRTISYGGCAAQVFWFLFFVSSEYYLLTVMAYDRYVAICKPLHYVTVMDSRACIKMAAAAWGSGFLNAVLHVGNTFSIPFCQGNAVEQFFCEIPQLLKLSCSHSYVRKAGFTVVSLCVACGCFLFLVLSYVQIFTVVLRIPSEQGRHKAFSTCLPHVAVVSLFASSAMFAYLKSHSSSSPALNLVVAVLYAVVPPAENPLIYSMRTQELKEALKRLIRCLLLQQE